The Fragaria vesca subsp. vesca linkage group LG2, FraVesHawaii_1.0, whole genome shotgun sequence genome includes a window with the following:
- the LOC101313960 gene encoding monoglyceride lipase-like yields MAHVFSTQEMCYGMECSGFMRECGVRLANAGYAVFGIDYEGHGRSRGARCYIKKFENIVNDCCDFFKSICAEEEYRDKCRFLYGESMGGAVALLLHKKDPTFWNGAVLVAPMCKISEKVKPHPLVVNVLTRVEEIIPKWKIVPTKDVIDSAFKDPAKREVIRSNKLIYQDKPRLKTALEMLRTSMSLEDSLHEVKLPFFVLHGEADTVTDPEVSKSLYKKASSPDKTIKLYPGMWHGLTSGEPDGNVEIVFTDIILWLEKHTTDSNVMDVQPIETFNDGIVKLNTTASSPETMHKHQQGRYFCGLKGRRLQHHSAM; encoded by the exons ATGGCACATGTGTTTTCAACACAGGAGATGT GTTATGGCATGGAGTGCAGCGGTTTCATGAGAG AATGTGGCGTCCGGCTAGCAAATGCCGGGTATGCAGTATTCGGAATCGATTATGAGGGCCACGGGCGTTCTCGGGGGGCCAGGTGTTACATTAAGAAGTTCGAAAACATTGTTAACGATTGCTGTGACTTCTTCAAGTCGATTTGTG CGGAGGAAGAGTACAGGGACAAGTGTAGATTCTTGTATGGAGAATCCATGGGAGGGGCAGTGGCCTTATTGCTTCATAAGAAGGATCCCACATTTTGGAATGGTGCTGTTCTTGTTGCACCAATGTGCAAG ATATCGGAGAAAGTAAAGCCGCATCCACTGGTTGTGAATGTATTGACCAGAGTGGAGGAGATTATACCAAAATGGAAGATTGTACCCACCAAAGACGTCATTGATTCTGCCTTCAAAGACCCTGCAAAGCGCGAAGTG ATAAGAAGCAATAAACTTATCTACCAAGACAAGCCGAGGCTGAAAACAGCTTTGGAAATGCTCAGAACTAGCATGAGCCTTGAAGACAGTTTACATGAG GTGAAACTACCTTTCTTTGTTTTACATGGGGAGGCAGATACAGTTACAGACCCTGAAGTGAGCAAGTCTCTGTATAAAAAAGCCAGCAGCCCAGACAAGACCATAAAATTGTACCCTGGAATGTGGCATGGCTTGACATCAGGAGAGCCTGATGGGAACGTCGAAATCGTGTTTACAGACATCATACTTTGGCTGGAGAAGCACACTACCGATAGCAATGTTATGGATGTGCAGCCAATCGAAACATTTAATGACGGCATTGTGAAGCTGAACACCACAGCATCATCACCTGAAACCATGCACAAACATCAGCAAGGGCGCTATTTTTGTGGGCTAAAGGGACGAAGATTACAACATCACTCGGCAATGTAA
- the LOC101307362 gene encoding mitochondrial zinc maintenance protein 1, mitochondrial-like — translation MARAEALKAYRSLLRATRKSFAGDTVMLKGSAAEVRQKFEENRGVTSEAEIERLLGEAREASSFISTMIVQAKLNSRGGYEVKPEKDHAGATLEIPSEEILPKS, via the exons ATGGCGAGAGCAGAAGCACTAAAGGCCTACAGATCGCTGCTCAGAGCGACTCGGAAGTCGTTTGCCGGAGATACGGTGATGCTCAAGGGTTCGGCGGCGGAGGTCCGACAGAAATTCGAAGAGAATAGGGGAGTGACGTCAGAGGCGGAGATTGAAAGACTCCTCGGCGAGGCTCGCGAGGCCTCCAGCTTCATCTCCACAATGATCGTCCAGGCCAAGCTCAATTCCCGCGGCGGCTACG AAGTGAAGCCGGAAAAGGACCATGCCGGAGCTACGCTTGAGATTCCTTCTGAAGAAATCCTTCCCAAATCTTAG
- the LOC101313678 gene encoding uncharacterized protein LOC101313678 — protein sequence MSHKALDSRPSLDSCTFQLHSWRPFQLQQQPTKTLDSDPANPKPYHTKRPCLSNRATSSFSIDAIDMSRLTLVDDDRTISGGHHHKHGSFRFLARKRRRHGSRSVSGRSSDRSGTRRCCSVGASAAHGTCSDFPVAIGTDSSGELFGNGDANWASDVSEARNLRKERDGVGSGEKETTPGVGFGPGGGFDAQGNESGYGSEPGYRGDAEFGYGDELDEEEEDARLLFWGNRFGDSDTMMEVVGENTFTDQKSHHRCRRKKHDCRMVVDSLR from the exons ATGTCCCACAAAGCCCTGGACTCACGGCCCTCCTTAGATTCGTGTACATTTCAACTCCATAGCTGGAGACCTTTTCAGCTTCAACAACAGCCAACCAAAACCCTAGACTCCGATCCCGCCAACCCCAAACCCTACCACACCAAGCGCCCATGCCTCTCCAACCGAGCCACGTCGTCGTTTTCCATCGACGCCATCGACATGTCCCGGCTGACTCTGGTCGACGACGACCGGACCATCTCCGGAGGGCACCACCACAAGCACGGGAGCTTCCGATTCCTTGCCAGGAAGAGGCGGCGGCACGGGTCCAGGTCGGTGTCGGGTCGGAGCAGCGATCGGAGCGGGACCCGGAGGTGCTGCTCCGTCGGGGCTTCCGCTGCTCACGGGACGTGTTCGGATTTTCCGGTGGCGATTGGGACGGACTCGAGTGGGGAGCTGTTTGGGAATGGGGATGCGAATTGGGCATCGGATGTGAGTGAGGCTAGGAATTTGAGGAAGGAGAGGGATGGAGTTGGGAGTGGAGAGAAGGAGACTACTCCGGGTGTCGGGTTTGGGCCGGGTGGGGGGTTTGATGCTCAGGGAAATGAATCCGGGTATGGTAGCGAACCGGGTTACCGTGGGGACGCCGAGTTTGGGTATGGTGATGAACTTGATGAGGAGGAGGAGGATGCTCGTCTGTTGTTTTGGGGCAATCGATTTGGAG ATAGCGATACAATGATGGAGGTTGTGGGTGAGAATACTTTCACAGATCAAAAATCGCATCACAGATGTCGCCGTAAGAAACACGATTGCAGAATGGTTGTCGATTCACTGAGGTGA
- the LOC101308532 gene encoding outer envelope pore protein 16-4, chloroplastic-like, with translation MSGFDSLLGVGGGEIKEEEHPYDVAPCSSLAVYATLNVGAAGTIWGLSYAPQDARKFGLTGINRAGFVAKQVAKSTLQCALIGGVCAATHCGIKRYRGKDDWVNGLVSGVVTGVAFTAVSRNWRQLIPTVCLISALRISVDHRRKDVCAS, from the exons ATGAGCGGGTTCGATTCACTGTTGGGAGTTGGTGGCGGAGAGATAAAGGAGGAGGAGCACCCGTATGACGTTGCGCCGTGCTCTTCCCTCGCCGTTTATGCAACCCTCAACGTCGGAGCG GCCGGTACCATTTGGGGTTTAAGCTACGCTCCCCAGGATGCTCGTAAATTCG GCCTGACTGGAATAAATCGAGCTGGTTTTGTG GCAAAGCAGGTTGCCAAGTCTACCTTGCAATGTG CATTGATTGGTGGAGTTTGTGCTGCTACTCACTGTGGAATTAAAAGATATCGGGGAAAGGATGATTGG GTGAATGGTTTGGTTTCTGGGGTTGTGACAGGGGTAGCCTTTACTGCTGTATCAAGAAACTGGAGACAGCTGATTCCTACAGTTTGTCTCATTTCTGCCTTGAGAATCTCCGTGGACCATCGTAGAAAAGATGTGTGTGCTTCTTGA
- the LOC101308244 gene encoding UDP-glucuronic acid decarboxylase 1-like gives MGSELIFRGGHDEAQPASDTYSPKRPKPWASVTRPIGYLLREQRLIFILVGIVIATVCFTLLPSSRPAFHGQNPIPNDFVRFDFESTHLSHKPAYERRFGLTNYNSGGKVPLGLKRKGLRIVVTGGAGFVGSHLVDRLMERGDSVIVVDNFFTGRKENVQHHFGNPRFELIRHDVVEPLLLEVDQIYHLACPASPVHYKFNPVKTIKTNVVGTLNMLGLAKRVGARFLLTSTSEVYGDPLQHPQVETYWGNVNPIGVRSCYDEGKRTAETLTMDYHRGAGVEVRIARIFNTYGPRMCIDDGRVVSNFVAQALRKEPMTVYGDGKQTRSFQYVSDLVDGLMRLMEGEHVGPFNLGNPGEFTMLELAKVVQETIDKDAKIEFRPNTEDDPHKRKPDITKAKDLLGWQPKVSLRKGLPLMVSDFSKRIFGDHKEAAGATTTM, from the exons ATGGGGTCGGAGCTGATATTCCGGGGCGGGCACGACGAGGCCCAGCCCGCTTCCGACACCTACTCGCCGAAACGCCCGAAGCCTTGGGCCTCGGTGACCCGTCCGATTGGGTACCTCCTCCGGGAACAGCGCCTGATTTTCATCCTGGTCGGCATTGTCATCGCCACCGTCTGCTTCACCCTCCTGCCGTCGTCTCGCCCCGCCTTCCACGGCCAGAACCCGATCCCCAACGACTTCGTCAGGTTCGACTTCGAGTCCACCCACCTCTCCCACAAACCGGCCTACGAGCGCCGGTTCGGGTTGACCAATTACAATTCCGGCGGGAAGGTCCCGCTGGGCCTCAAGCGCAAGGGTCTCCGGATCGTCGTCACCGGCGGGGCCGGGTTCGTCGGGTCTCACCTCGTCGACCGCCTCATGGAACGAGGCGACAGTGTAATTGTGGTAGATAATTTCTTCACCGGGAGGAAAGAGAATGTGCAGCATCATTTCGGGAACCCGAGATTCGAATTAATCCGACACGACGTCGTCGAGCCTCTCCTCCTCGAAGTCGACCAGATCTACCATCTCGCCTGTCCTGCCTCCCCTGTCCATTACAAGTTCAACCCCGTCAAGACTATC AAGACAAATGTGGTGGGAACTTTGAACATGCTCGGGCTGGCTAAGCGGGTCGGAGCTCGGTTCTTGTTGACCAGCACCAGCGAGGTCTACGGCGATCCTCTGCAGCACCCTCAGGTCGAGACCTACTGGGGAAACGTCAACCCCATCG GTGTCCGAAGTTGCTACGACGAGGGAAAGCGTACGGCTGAGACATTGACCATGGACTACCATAGAGGAGCTGGAGTTGAG GTTAGGATTGCTAGGATCTTCAACACATATGGCCCGAGAATGTGCATAGACGACGGCCGTGTTGTTAGTAACTTTGTTGCTCAG GCGTTGAGGAAAGAGCCTATGACTGTTTACGGTGATGGAAAGCAGACGAGGAGTTTCCAATACGTTTCTGATCTG GTGGATGGTCTGATGCGGCTGATGGAAGGAGAGCATGTTGGACCTTTCAATCTCGGGAACCCTGGTGAATTCACCATGCTTGAGCTCGCTAAG GTGGTCCAAGAAACAATTGACAAAGATGCAAAGATTGAGTTCAGGCCAAATACTGAGGATGACCCACACAAGAGGAAGCCTGATATCACAAAGGCCAAAGACCTTCTGGGCTGGCAACCAAAGGTGTCCCTCCGCAAGGGACTCCCACTCATGGTCTCAGACTTCAGCAAACGTATCTTTGGTGACCACAAGGAAGCTGCCGGTGCCACCACCACCATGTAA
- the LOC101307654 gene encoding peter Pan-like protein-like has translation MARFNNKRKPFVKPIAKKKLATVDHITGDKIPKSFVFSRGRLPGPLRQLKADLKQLMSPHTALNLKEKRRNTLKDFLNVAGPYGVTHFLILSKTLTAPYLRVATTPQGPTLTFKIEEYSLAVDIKHSQKFPRCPKDLFKNPPMSILSGFGSGAGRHQEPPQLKLISAAFRNIFPSIDVNTVKLSSCQRILLLHYNEDTKLIDFRHYSIRLAPVGVSRRIRKFVQKHEVPDLRNLQDVSDFVTKAGYGSESEGDEEAATVTLASDLGRVNRASSKSAIKLQEIGPRMTLRLIKVENGLCQGAVLFSEYGDGKKNEDNHEDAENEEDGDEEEDDENEETDSEDEEEDD, from the exons ATGGCTCGTTTTAATAAT AAGAGGAAGCCATTTGTGAAACCAATTGCAAAGAAGAAGCTGGCTACTGTAGACCATATCACAGGTGATAAGATCCCAAAGAGCTTTGTGTTTTCAAGAGGGAGGTTGCCTGGTCCTCTTAGGCAACTCAAAGCTGACTTGAAACAGTTGATGAGTCCCCATACTGCTCTCAATCTTAAG GAGAAGAGACGGAACACTCTCAAGGACTTTCTGAATGTTGCTGGGCCTTATGGGGTTACACATTTCCTCATATTGTCGAAAACACTAACTGCACCCTACCTTAGAGTTGCCACAACTCCTCAAGGGCCAACTCTTACATTTAAAATAGAAGAGTACTCACTGGCAGTTGACATCAAACATTCTCAGAAGTTTCCAAGATGTCCGAAAGATCTTTTCAAGAATCCACCCATG AGTATTCTTTCTGGTTTTGGAAGTGGTGCTGGTCGCCACCAAGAACCTCCACAGTTAAAGCTCATATCTGCAGCATTTCGGAATATCTTTCCATCTATTGATGTTAACACT GTGAAACTTTCTTCCTGCCAGAGAATATTGTTGCTTCATTACAATGAAGACACAAAACTAATTGATTTTCGGCATTACTCTATAAGATTAGCGCCTGTTGGTGTTTCCCGCAGAATAAGAAAATTTGTTCAGAAGCATGAAGTACCTGATTTGAGGAATCTTCAAGACGTGAGTGACTTTGTCACAAA GGCTGGGTATGGATCAGAAAGTGAAGGAGATGAAGAAGCAGCAACGGTAACTTTGGCTAGTGATCTAGGTAGGGTTAATCGGGCTTCTTCAAAAAGTGCTATTAAGCTCCAAGAGATAGGACCCAGGATGACTCTTCGCCTGATTAAGGTTGAGAATGGATTGTGTCAAGGCGCAGTCCTTTTCAGTGAGTATG GTGATGGAAAGAAAAATGAAGACAACCACGAAGATGCTGAAAATGAGGAAGATGGCGATGAGGAGGAAGATGATGAAAATGAGGAAACTGATAGTGAGGACGAGGAAGAAGATGACTAG
- the LOC101307950 gene encoding 21 kDa protein-like produces the protein MAYANIFVTFIFFAFLTIPTPLTAGNGDHSYVEHACSVTRYRDLCIRSLASFSSTAKNSPSRWARAGVSVTLGETKIVTRYLITLKKHNGMKGKFGVALSDCMECFDNAIDELHKSLGVLRKLSRTTFVTQMGDLNTWLSAALTDGNTCLDGFEEDRKGNQLKSLKNRVLRATHFTSNALALANKLAATGLESFPDP, from the coding sequence ATGGCGTACGCCAACATTTTTGTGACATTCATTTTTTTTGCATTTCTGACCATTCCAACTCCTTTGACAGCAGGAAATGGGGATCATAGCTATGTGGAACACGCCTGCAGCGTGACGAGGTACCGTGACCTCTGCATCCGCTCACTAGCATCATTTTCAAGCACAGCAAAGAATAGCCCCAGCAGGTGGGCTAGAGCCGGGGTTTCGGTGACATTGGGGGAGACCAAAATCGTTACTCGGTACTTGATCACTCTCAAGAAGCACAACGGAATGAAGGGAAAATTTGGAGTTGCTCTATCTGATTGCATGGAGTGTTTCGACAATGCCATTGATGAGCTTCACAAATCGCTTGGTGTACTAAGAAAGCTGAGCAGAACCACATTCGTCACGCAAATGGGGGACCTTAACACATGGCTGAGTGCCGCGCTTACTGACGGAAACACTTGCTTGGACGGTTTTGAGGAGGACCGAAAAGGAAACCAACTCAAATCGCTTAAAAATCGGGTTTTGAGAGCAACTCATTTCACCAGTAACGCACTGGCTCTTGCTAACAAACTTGCTGCCACTGGCTTGGAAAGCTTCCCTGATCCATAG
- the LOC101308829 gene encoding 60S ribosomal protein L22-2-like: protein MSRLAVSGAKGKKKGASFVIDCGKPVEDKIMDIASLEKFLQERIKVGGKAGALGDSVSVTREKNKITVTSDSTFSKRYLKYLTKKYLKKHNVRDWLRVIASNKDRNVYELRYFNIADNEGEEED from the exons ATGAGCCGCCTAGCTGTTTCGGGAGCCAAGGGCAAGAAGAAGGGAGCTTCGTTCGTGATTGACTGCGGGAAGCCGGTGGAGGATAAGATCATGGACATCGCCTCACTGGAGAAGTTCCTCCAGGAGCGAATCAAGGTCGGCGGCAAGGCCGGTGCTCTCGGTGACTCTGTTTCCGTCACTCGTGAGAAGAACAAGATCACCGTCACTTCTGACTCCACCTTCTCCAAGAG GTATCTCAAGTACTTGACCAAGAAGTACCTGAAGAAGCACAATGTGAGGGATTGGCTCCGTGTGATTGCATCGAACAAGGACCGCAATGTGTATGAATTGAGATACTTCAACATTGCAGACAACGAGGGCGAGGA